In Quercus robur chromosome 10, dhQueRobu3.1, whole genome shotgun sequence, a genomic segment contains:
- the LOC126701720 gene encoding zinc finger protein CONSTANS-LIKE 1-like encodes MFNVDSVGDGYPCNWPRTCDACHAAACNLYCHTDSAYLCFSYDECIHAATPQVLQHHRVLVCSECENAPAAFTCKADAASLCISCDVEIHSANAIACRHNRVPVSPLTGLVYASSNIYCHCELPQLPAPMFDVGNDIVAYKTNGEINEAEADSFLLLDPENTKNQTNSELMNSEAVEYLEPVEYDSSTKLQYQDEYSQQQSYSAHKGKNISDIIVPVPSVEVRKIQEEEEEHNISFNGEYEASRAAFINTPSSSQKRCLVLYE; translated from the exons ATGTTCAATGTGGATTCTGTTGGAGACGGGTATCCTTGCAACTGGCCGCGTACTTGTGATGCATGTCATGCAGCAGCCTGCAACCTCTACTGCCATACTGACTCAGCTTACCTTTGCTTTAGCTATGATGAATGTATTCATGCTGCGACTCCACAGGTTTTGCAACACCATCGTGTGTTGGTTTGCTCTGAATGTGAGAATGCCCCAGCAGCTTTCACCTGTAAGGCTGATGCAGCATCACTCTGTATCAGTTGTGATGTTGAGATACACTCTGCCAACGCAATAGCCTGCCGTCACAACCGGGTTCCAGTATCCCCTCTAACTGGTCTAGTCTACGCGTCATCAAATATCTACTGCCACTGTGAGCTGCCACAGCTGCCAGCTCCAATGTTTGATGTAGGAAATGACATTGTTGCTTATAAAACCAATGGGGAAATAAATGAGGCTGAAGCAGATTCTTTTCTGTTGCTTGATCCTGAAAACACAAAGAATCAGACTAACAGTGAATTAATGAATAGTGAggcagttgagtatttggaACCTGTTGAGTATGATTCAAGTACTAAGTTACAGTACCAAGATGAGTACTCGCAGCAGCAATCATACAGTGCtcataaagggaaaaatataagtGATATCATTGTGCCAGTTCCATCAGTTGAAGTGCgaaaaatacaagaagaagaagaagaacataaTATTTCCTTCAATGGGGAGTATGAAGCCTCAAGAGCTGCTTTTATCAACACTCCTTCAAGTAGTCAAAAGC GTTGCCTTGTCCTTTATGAGTGA